A DNA window from Niabella yanshanensis contains the following coding sequences:
- the polA gene encoding DNA polymerase I, with amino-acid sequence MEKKLFLLDAYALVFRAYYALIRSPRITSKNKNTNAQFGFTNTLVDLLNKQKPTHMAVCFDTHEPTERHTDYAEYKANRQETPEDILIAVPDIKRIIKGFNIPCVETDGYEADDVIGTLAKKAAAEGYEVYMVTPDKDYGQLVSEKIKIYKPGYQGGDVEIMGPEEVCDKWNIKNVSQVIDVLGLMGDAVDNIPGIAGVGEKTAAKLLAEYETLENVVANAENIKGALGKKVVEGRDLAILSKKLATIITDVPVEFHEEDFKVKDWNKEALKEIFGELEFRTLAKRLLGEDVEAVAGAASPADKKAAAGKTLQIDLFGNVIGGEEEAQPTPVIEAEDDAPSFSTLKKLSDVPHEYSAITGADAVNNLVQQLSSFDEICFDTETTNIDANLAELVGMSFSVKPGEAYWVPCPAERAETDTILAAFRRLFDDPSKTWIGQNLKYDLLVMKWYGVEFRGKLFDTMLAHYVIEPDGKRSMDQLSAKYLGYEPIPIDELIGKKGKSQGTMRDVALEKITDYAAEDADITLQLKEAFTPLLAKKEVQRVFDEVENPLLRVLTDMEFEGVRIDEGFLKAYSQELEKDAIEAEKKVFEIAGVRFNLASPKQLGEVLFDKLKLDASARKTKTGQYQTGEDVLLKLAAKGHAIADAIITFRELTKLKSTYVDALPQLINPRTGRVHTTYGQAVAVTGRLASNNPNLQNIPVRTDRGKEIRKAFVPRDANHILLSADYSQIELRIVAGISGDENMVNAFKSGVDIHTATAAQVFNVAVEDVTKEMRYKAKSVNFGIIYGQGAFGLADNLGISRTEAKAIIDSYKKEFSGIQRYMDDTINFAREHGYVQTLMGRKRWLKDINSGNFTVRGFAERNAINSPIQGTAADMIKLAMQKVHAAMKKAGMKSKMILQVHDELIFDTLREEVNELKPLILENMEAALPLPFGVPVIAECGQGENWLEAH; translated from the coding sequence ATGGAAAAGAAGTTGTTTCTGTTAGATGCTTATGCCCTGGTTTTTCGTGCGTACTATGCATTAATTCGTAGTCCGCGTATTACCAGTAAAAACAAAAATACCAATGCCCAGTTCGGATTTACCAATACCCTGGTGGATTTACTGAACAAACAAAAGCCAACCCATATGGCCGTTTGCTTCGATACGCATGAACCTACTGAGCGCCATACCGATTATGCTGAGTATAAGGCTAATCGCCAGGAGACGCCTGAAGATATATTAATTGCTGTGCCTGATATCAAGCGCATCATCAAGGGCTTTAATATTCCCTGTGTAGAAACTGATGGTTATGAAGCGGATGATGTGATCGGCACACTCGCTAAAAAAGCTGCCGCAGAAGGGTATGAAGTATATATGGTTACGCCGGATAAAGATTATGGCCAATTGGTATCCGAGAAAATAAAGATCTACAAACCGGGTTACCAGGGTGGCGATGTAGAAATAATGGGACCCGAAGAAGTATGTGACAAGTGGAATATTAAAAATGTTTCACAGGTAATTGATGTGCTCGGGCTCATGGGTGATGCAGTGGACAATATCCCGGGCATTGCCGGAGTGGGCGAAAAAACGGCGGCCAAATTATTAGCGGAGTATGAGACCCTGGAAAACGTGGTAGCTAATGCTGAAAATATTAAAGGTGCATTAGGAAAAAAGGTCGTGGAAGGCAGAGACCTGGCCATTCTTTCCAAAAAGCTGGCAACCATCATCACTGATGTGCCGGTGGAATTTCATGAAGAAGATTTTAAGGTAAAAGACTGGAACAAAGAAGCATTAAAAGAGATATTCGGCGAACTGGAATTCAGAACCCTTGCTAAAAGGTTGCTGGGCGAGGACGTGGAAGCAGTTGCAGGCGCCGCGTCTCCGGCTGATAAGAAGGCTGCTGCTGGTAAAACCTTGCAGATTGATCTTTTTGGTAATGTAATAGGAGGTGAAGAAGAAGCGCAACCCACTCCCGTGATTGAAGCGGAAGATGATGCTCCTTCTTTTTCAACCTTGAAAAAGTTAAGCGATGTACCCCACGAGTACTCTGCCATTACAGGTGCAGATGCTGTTAACAACCTGGTGCAGCAGCTGTCTTCATTTGATGAAATTTGTTTTGATACAGAAACCACTAATATCGACGCCAACCTGGCAGAGCTGGTAGGCATGAGCTTTTCGGTAAAACCGGGTGAAGCTTATTGGGTTCCCTGTCCGGCCGAGCGTGCAGAAACAGATACCATACTGGCGGCTTTTCGCCGGCTGTTTGATGATCCCTCTAAAACATGGATCGGGCAAAACCTCAAGTATGATTTATTGGTGATGAAATGGTATGGCGTTGAATTTAGAGGCAAGCTGTTTGACACAATGCTGGCGCACTATGTGATAGAGCCTGATGGTAAACGCAGCATGGACCAGCTAAGCGCCAAATACCTGGGTTATGAGCCTATCCCTATCGACGAGCTGATTGGTAAGAAGGGAAAAAGCCAGGGAACCATGCGTGATGTGGCGCTTGAAAAGATCACCGATTATGCAGCTGAAGATGCTGATATTACCCTGCAGCTCAAAGAAGCTTTTACGCCTCTTTTAGCGAAGAAAGAAGTGCAGCGTGTTTTTGATGAAGTAGAAAATCCTTTACTGCGTGTACTTACTGATATGGAGTTTGAAGGCGTGCGAATAGATGAGGGTTTTCTGAAGGCCTATTCACAGGAGCTGGAAAAGGACGCAATAGAAGCGGAAAAAAAAGTGTTTGAGATTGCCGGCGTTCGTTTTAACCTGGCTTCACCAAAACAGCTGGGCGAGGTTTTGTTTGATAAACTAAAACTCGATGCTTCGGCCCGCAAAACAAAGACGGGTCAATACCAGACAGGGGAAGATGTTTTATTGAAACTGGCCGCCAAAGGTCATGCCATTGCAGATGCGATCATTACTTTCAGGGAACTGACCAAGTTAAAATCTACTTATGTAGATGCATTACCCCAGCTGATCAACCCTAGAACCGGCAGGGTGCATACCACATACGGACAGGCGGTAGCTGTTACGGGCAGGCTGGCTAGTAATAATCCCAACCTCCAGAATATACCTGTAAGAACCGATCGGGGTAAAGAAATAAGAAAGGCCTTTGTACCTCGCGATGCCAATCATATATTATTATCGGCGGATTATTCGCAGATCGAACTAAGAATTGTGGCCGGTATCAGCGGCGATGAAAATATGGTGAACGCATTTAAAAGCGGCGTGGACATTCATACAGCAACGGCGGCGCAGGTGTTTAATGTAGCCGTGGAAGACGTAACCAAAGAAATGCGCTATAAAGCCAAGAGCGTCAACTTCGGTATCATTTATGGACAGGGGGCTTTCGGGCTGGCCGATAACCTGGGCATTTCACGAACAGAGGCCAAAGCGATCATTGATAGTTATAAAAAAGAGTTTTCAGGTATACAGCGCTATATGGATGATACCATCAATTTTGCGCGCGAGCATGGCTATGTGCAGACATTGATGGGCCGCAAGCGTTGGTTAAAAGATATCAATTCGGGAAACTTTACCGTAAGGGGATTTGCTGAGCGAAACGCCATTAATTCTCCCATTCAAGGTACTGCTGCCGACATGATCAAACTGGCCATGCAAAAAGTGCATGCAGCTATGAAAAAAGCCGGTATGAAGAGTAAAATGATTCTGCAGGTGCACGATGAATTAATATTTGACACTTTGCGCGAAGAGGTAAACGAATTAAAACCATTAATACTGGAGAACATGGAAGCCGCGCTGCCACTGCCTTTTGGCGTGCCGGTGATTGCAGAGTGCGGCCAGGGAGAAAACTGGCTGGAAGCGCATTAA
- a CDS encoding phage tail protein: MNPLLGMIAMFAFNRIPVGWALCNGQLLSIAEYEALFTLIGTTYGGDGQSTFAVPDLRGRVPIHQGTGPGLSPRTLGEKAGTEAVTLITSQLPVHNHSVIAVSDEGDTSAPAGTYLAHTSGLDKEYKVTLTASETVQMNAATVALAGGTPSPFSIVQPILAINFCISLYGIFPSTN, encoded by the coding sequence ATGAACCCTTTATTAGGAATGATTGCCATGTTTGCTTTTAACAGGATACCTGTAGGATGGGCGCTATGTAATGGCCAGCTGCTGTCTATTGCGGAGTATGAAGCGCTTTTTACATTAATAGGCACTACCTATGGCGGCGATGGACAATCAACATTTGCGGTACCTGATTTACGCGGGAGAGTACCTATACACCAGGGTACTGGTCCAGGACTTTCCCCACGCACTCTTGGAGAGAAGGCGGGTACTGAAGCCGTTACGTTAATAACGTCACAGTTGCCTGTACATAACCATTCTGTAATAGCGGTGTCAGATGAAGGAGATACCAGCGCACCGGCAGGGACTTACCTGGCCCATACCAGCGGTTTGGATAAAGAATATAAGGTCACATTAACCGCATCAGAAACGGTGCAGATGAATGCTGCAACAGTGGCTCTTGCGGGTGGTACGCCTTCGCCTTTCTCAATTGTTCAGCCTATACTCGCGATCAATTTTTGTATTTCGCTATATGGAATATTCCCTTCGACGAATTAA
- a CDS encoding peptide deformylase, with the protein MVDKLRIILGGFFQMVLLSSSAQNFTETERKVILGGDTSSMLRVTPLTEPAGAKALKALSKDIAYNDPLLPLLKNRMLKSVLDSSRRGVGIAAPQVGINRNLIWVQRFDKPGQPFEFYINPKIVWRSSILCQGPEGDLSFDGRGEVVRNFSIMVSYTDIQGLQHLEVLEDFSAIIFQHETDHLFGTLFTDRMEEQKTKKYVPFKPVRATTLLKELTQ; encoded by the coding sequence ATGGTAGACAAGCTGCGAATTATTTTGGGTGGATTTTTTCAGATGGTGCTACTAAGCAGCAGTGCCCAAAATTTTACCGAAACGGAAAGAAAAGTTATTCTCGGCGGGGATACCAGCTCCATGCTGAGGGTAACACCGCTTACCGAACCAGCAGGAGCCAAAGCTTTAAAAGCGCTGTCGAAGGACATTGCATATAATGATCCGTTACTGCCCTTATTAAAAAACAGGATGCTGAAGTCGGTACTGGATAGCAGTCGCCGGGGTGTAGGTATCGCCGCCCCGCAGGTAGGAATTAACCGTAATCTCATTTGGGTACAACGGTTTGATAAGCCGGGTCAGCCTTTTGAATTTTATATCAACCCCAAAATAGTATGGCGTTCGTCCATCCTTTGCCAGGGACCTGAAGGGGACCTCTCCTTCGACGGCCGGGGAGAGGTTGTACGTAATTTTTCGATCATGGTATCCTATACAGACATCCAGGGGCTCCAACACTTGGAAGTGCTGGAAGATTTTTCAGCGATTATCTTCCAACATGAAACCGATCATTTGTTTGGTACTTTATTTACCGACAGGATGGAAGAACAGAAAACGAAAAAGTATGTTCCTTTTAAACCGGTACGGGCTACAACCTTATTAAAAGAGTTAACACAGTAA
- a CDS encoding DUF1800 domain-containing protein, protein MEISNQLKNQHLLWRAGFGPAVEQLNELSKYSPDRYYKALVKASAKEPQYINVANSQLIDLYEQQQDAGKRKNMDEMQRREINRMQQAAVRNLSLYWLKEMVATSAQLREKMAFFWHGHFASRNGNIFYNQLLLNVFRKHGLSDFGTLLKEVSQSASMLYFLNNQQNRKGRPNENFAREVMELFTLGRGNYTEKDIKEAARAFTGWTATGKGEFVFRENNHDTGEKTILGKTGNFNGDDVLNIILENKQTALFITQKVYAFFVNEKIDKATVAKLADQFYNSKYDIAALMETIFTSDWFYQPQNIGARIKSPIELLVGIQRMLPMKLDNDYALFNMQKILGQQLLYPPNVAGWAGGRAWIDSSTLMMRLRIPQMFYDRDELNVTPKQDDDVMMGRKTDGTAAVPVKSAPQKKPYGAVDARIDWSQYINKYEKTKREQLLATIKNNLLQIHSPRVQEVINKNIDESSREAFIRSATVQLMSTPEYQLC, encoded by the coding sequence ATGGAAATTTCTAACCAGTTAAAAAATCAGCATTTGCTATGGCGTGCGGGCTTCGGGCCTGCAGTTGAACAATTGAATGAGCTTTCAAAATATTCTCCCGACAGGTATTACAAGGCTTTGGTAAAGGCTTCCGCTAAAGAGCCACAATATATCAATGTGGCCAATTCGCAATTGATAGACCTTTATGAACAACAACAGGATGCCGGGAAGCGCAAAAATATGGACGAAATGCAGCGGAGGGAGATCAACCGTATGCAGCAGGCGGCCGTTCGCAACCTGAGCCTCTACTGGTTAAAAGAAATGGTTGCTACTTCGGCACAGCTGCGTGAAAAGATGGCTTTTTTCTGGCATGGCCATTTCGCCAGCAGAAATGGTAATATATTTTACAACCAGCTTTTGCTGAATGTATTCAGGAAGCATGGCCTGAGTGATTTTGGCACCTTATTGAAAGAAGTGTCCCAGTCTGCCTCTATGCTCTATTTTTTAAACAACCAGCAAAACAGAAAGGGCAGGCCTAATGAAAATTTCGCCCGCGAGGTGATGGAGCTTTTTACATTAGGCCGCGGCAATTACACTGAAAAAGATATAAAAGAAGCGGCCCGCGCTTTTACAGGCTGGACGGCTACCGGCAAAGGGGAGTTCGTATTTCGTGAGAACAATCATGATACCGGTGAAAAAACCATACTCGGTAAAACGGGTAATTTTAATGGCGATGATGTGCTGAATATTATTTTAGAGAATAAGCAGACGGCACTATTCATTACACAAAAAGTATATGCTTTTTTTGTAAACGAAAAAATCGACAAAGCAACGGTCGCTAAGCTGGCCGATCAGTTCTATAACAGCAAGTATGATATTGCAGCGCTGATGGAAACTATTTTTACCAGCGACTGGTTTTATCAACCTCAAAATATCGGGGCAAGAATTAAATCACCCATAGAATTGTTGGTAGGCATTCAGCGTATGCTACCTATGAAACTGGATAACGACTATGCACTGTTTAATATGCAAAAAATACTAGGGCAGCAGTTACTTTATCCTCCAAATGTTGCGGGCTGGGCCGGTGGTCGCGCCTGGATTGACAGCAGCACCCTGATGATGCGTCTGCGTATTCCACAGATGTTTTATGATCGTGATGAACTCAATGTAACGCCCAAGCAGGATGACGATGTGATGATGGGACGTAAAACGGATGGGACGGCTGCCGTGCCCGTTAAATCTGCTCCGCAAAAAAAGCCATACGGCGCAGTGGACGCCCGGATTGACTGGTCGCAGTACATCAACAAATATGAAAAAACGAAGCGGGAACAACTTTTAGCTACCATAAAAAACAACCTGCTACAGATCCACTCACCCAGGGTACAGGAAGTAATTAATAAGAATATCGATGAATCATCCCGGGAAGCATTTATACGATCGGCTACTGTGCAGCTGATGAGCACACCGGAGTATCAGTTGTGTTAA
- a CDS encoding leucine-rich repeat domain-containing protein: MPEINRWNELEQQWKDALGITVLGHLNPPSDTEVRQLFSSKVLRMAGPRAPYPNMTFELTNLSGLQYFHDLEILVVTHHQIKNITPLRALKNIKSLFLFNNEIESLEGIEELAELEQLYVQSNKISSLKPLQQLTRLKEVYVNNNLIASLEGLTEAHADTLEAFFCKPNEALKQKEIIYAENQLGIKCRSI; encoded by the coding sequence ATGCCAGAAATAAACCGGTGGAACGAATTAGAGCAACAATGGAAAGATGCGTTGGGTATTACTGTATTGGGTCATTTAAACCCTCCCAGTGACACGGAAGTCAGGCAACTTTTTTCGTCAAAGGTTTTAAGGATGGCTGGACCGCGTGCACCCTACCCAAACATGACTTTCGAGTTGACCAATCTTTCAGGGTTGCAATATTTTCACGATTTAGAAATCCTGGTGGTAACCCATCACCAAATCAAAAATATAACGCCATTAAGAGCGCTTAAGAATATAAAGTCACTTTTTCTTTTTAATAATGAAATAGAAAGCCTGGAGGGAATTGAAGAGCTCGCTGAGCTTGAGCAACTATATGTTCAGTCCAACAAGATCAGTTCTTTAAAGCCCCTTCAACAGCTGACCCGTTTGAAAGAAGTGTATGTCAACAATAATTTAATTGCCTCGCTGGAGGGCCTGACCGAGGCACATGCGGATACACTGGAAGCCTTTTTCTGCAAACCCAATGAAGCATTAAAGCAGAAAGAAATAATTTATGCCGAAAACCAGCTGGGGATCAAATGCAGGAGCATTTAA
- a CDS encoding DUF1501 domain-containing protein has protein sequence MLIKRKEFLQIGSLATASMMMPKFLKAFESQALVPPGNKVVVVLQLSGGNDGLNTVIPVRNDIYYKLRPGLGIKMDKAATLTDEVSLHPALTAFKGLYDEGNMAILNNVGYPNPDRSHFRSMDIWHSASKSNEYWNTGWIGRYLDAQCAGCDKPTQALEVDDVLSLALKGDQANAIAVKDPKRLFGTSNEKFFKEVMKHHASDHHDEEPVEYLYKTMAQTLSSADYIFKQSRLHPTGATYPNTDLGNGFKTIASLIYSEINTKVYYISLGSFDTHVGQEAQQSRLFTQMNDAVKAFTDDLKRNGRMNDVLLFTFSEFGRRVAQNASNGTDHGTANNMFLISGGLKQKGMLNAMPDLANLNEGDLKYNVDFKDVYATVLKNWLSADAGKILGGQYNALGFV, from the coding sequence ATGTTAATCAAGCGTAAAGAGTTTTTACAGATCGGATCATTAGCCACCGCATCTATGATGATGCCTAAATTTCTCAAGGCTTTTGAGTCGCAGGCCCTGGTGCCACCGGGCAACAAGGTGGTGGTGGTTTTACAGCTGAGTGGCGGCAACGACGGATTGAATACGGTCATTCCCGTTCGTAATGATATTTATTACAAATTAAGGCCCGGACTTGGAATAAAAATGGACAAAGCGGCAACGCTTACCGATGAAGTAAGCCTGCACCCCGCTCTTACGGCTTTTAAAGGTTTGTACGACGAAGGGAATATGGCCATTCTTAATAATGTAGGCTACCCTAATCCTGACCGCTCCCATTTCAGGAGTATGGACATCTGGCACTCGGCCAGTAAAAGCAACGAATACTGGAACACCGGTTGGATCGGCCGCTACCTGGACGCACAATGTGCAGGCTGCGATAAACCAACCCAGGCATTGGAGGTGGATGACGTATTAAGCCTGGCCCTTAAAGGAGACCAGGCCAATGCGATTGCAGTTAAAGATCCGAAAAGACTGTTTGGCACTTCCAACGAAAAGTTTTTTAAAGAGGTGATGAAGCACCATGCCAGCGATCATCACGACGAAGAGCCGGTGGAATATTTATACAAAACCATGGCACAAACCCTTTCATCGGCTGATTATATTTTTAAACAAAGCCGCCTGCATCCTACGGGGGCCACCTATCCAAACACAGACCTGGGAAACGGATTTAAAACTATTGCATCATTGATCTATTCAGAGATCAACACCAAAGTATACTATATCTCCCTGGGAAGTTTTGATACCCATGTGGGACAGGAAGCCCAGCAATCCCGTTTATTTACCCAGATGAACGATGCGGTAAAGGCATTTACCGACGACTTAAAGAGGAACGGACGCATGAACGATGTGCTGCTTTTTACTTTTTCAGAATTTGGCCGCCGGGTAGCACAAAATGCCAGTAATGGAACCGATCATGGAACCGCTAATAATATGTTTTTGATCAGTGGAGGATTAAAACAAAAAGGCATGCTTAATGCTATGCCCGATCTGGCAAACCTGAATGAAGGAGACTTAAAATACAATGTAGATTTTAAGGATGTGTATGCGACTGTTTTAAAGAACTGGTTAAGTGCCGATGCCGGTAAAATTTTGGGAGGTCAGTACAATGCCTTGGGGTTTGTATAA
- the serS gene encoding serine--tRNA ligase — protein MLPINVIRQNVQEVKERLAVKNFKNPELVDSVIELDDRRKKLQLEFDTTQASVNSASKEIGGLMAKGEKEAAEAKKKEVAELKNKLQPIQEQLSSTEEELQQTLVQLPNLPSTLVPKGTSPEDNEVVREGGVRPTLHAGAKPHWDLIKEYDIVDFETGAKLTGSGFPLYKGRGAKLQRALVQYFLDYNIEAGYTEYLPPFMVNEASAYGTGQLPDKEGQMYHMQADNFYMIPTSEVPVTNIYRDEIVKAEQLPVKMTAYSPCFRREAGSFGKDVRGLNRVHQFEKVEIVQLVHPTKSYEALEEMVAHVERLLTSLELPYRILRLCGGDMSFTSALTYDFEVYSAAQERWLEVSSVSNFEGYQTNRMKIRFKDETGKTQLVHSLNGSSLALPRIVACLLENNQTDTGIQLPKALHSYFGKETIIK, from the coding sequence ATGTTACCAATAAATGTGATTAGGCAAAATGTGCAGGAAGTGAAAGAACGCCTGGCCGTAAAAAACTTTAAAAATCCCGAGCTGGTGGATTCGGTGATCGAATTGGACGATCGGCGTAAAAAGCTACAACTGGAATTTGATACAACCCAGGCTTCAGTAAACAGCGCTTCGAAAGAAATTGGTGGCCTGATGGCAAAGGGAGAAAAGGAGGCCGCAGAAGCCAAGAAAAAAGAAGTGGCAGAACTGAAGAATAAATTACAGCCCATCCAGGAGCAGCTCTCTTCAACCGAAGAAGAACTACAGCAAACACTGGTGCAGTTGCCCAATCTTCCGTCCACTTTGGTACCGAAAGGAACGAGCCCGGAAGACAATGAAGTGGTACGTGAAGGCGGGGTAAGGCCAACCTTACATGCTGGAGCAAAGCCTCATTGGGATTTGATTAAAGAGTATGATATCGTAGATTTTGAAACGGGAGCTAAGCTTACCGGTAGCGGGTTTCCTTTGTACAAAGGACGCGGTGCCAAACTGCAGCGAGCACTGGTACAATATTTCCTGGATTACAATATTGAAGCCGGTTATACCGAATACCTGCCTCCGTTTATGGTTAATGAAGCCTCTGCCTATGGTACGGGGCAATTACCCGATAAAGAAGGTCAGATGTACCATATGCAGGCAGATAACTTTTACATGATTCCAACATCCGAAGTGCCGGTGACCAATATCTACCGTGATGAAATTGTAAAAGCGGAGCAGCTACCGGTCAAAATGACGGCTTATTCTCCTTGTTTCAGAAGAGAGGCGGGCAGCTTTGGTAAAGATGTGCGGGGTTTAAACCGGGTGCACCAATTCGAAAAAGTAGAGATCGTTCAGCTGGTGCATCCTACCAAAAGTTATGAGGCATTGGAAGAAATGGTAGCCCATGTAGAAAGGCTACTGACATCGCTGGAGCTGCCTTATCGGATTTTAAGACTTTGCGGAGGAGACATGAGCTTTACATCAGCATTAACCTACGATTTCGAAGTATACAGCGCTGCCCAGGAACGCTGGCTGGAGGTTAGCTCTGTTTCCAATTTTGAAGGTTATCAAACCAATCGTATGAAGATCCGCTTTAAGGATGAAACTGGTAAAACCCAGCTGGTGCACTCCCTCAACGGCAGCTCGCTGGCTTTACCCCGTATAGTGGCCTGCCTGCTGGAAAATAATCAGACAGATACAGGCATTCAATTACCAAAAGCGTTACATTCATATTTCGGAAAAGAAACTATTATAAAATAA
- a CDS encoding AAA family ATPase, protein MTFIKNFSVNTTKTHPFPYNIPAVRNARQLSLNQPVTILVGDNGCGKSTLLETIGLYMNLPLIGGYSKNSSSFEAAQILLPYIDIEWRRSTQMGFFFRAEDFSDFLKSAERDRNRIHNDISDLEGRVSEQTIREMSNGSMNYSLNNMYREYGTDMEGFSHGEAYLKILETRIGDKGVFLLDEPEAALSPLKQLSLIFLIMQKLEKPNAQFIISTHSPILMGIPNAVLYEIDDHAITKTPYDDTEHYRITRQFLQNPQYYLRLYEE, encoded by the coding sequence ATGACCTTTATCAAGAACTTCTCCGTCAACACCACAAAAACGCATCCCTTTCCTTATAATATACCTGCCGTTCGCAATGCGAGGCAATTAAGTTTAAATCAGCCGGTGACTATACTGGTAGGCGACAACGGATGCGGTAAATCGACCTTGCTGGAAACTATAGGGCTTTATATGAATCTGCCATTAATCGGAGGATATAGCAAAAATTCCAGTTCTTTTGAAGCAGCACAGATACTGCTCCCTTATATTGACATTGAATGGCGAAGAAGTACTCAAATGGGTTTCTTTTTCAGGGCTGAGGATTTCAGCGATTTTTTAAAATCTGCCGAGAGGGACCGGAACCGTATACACAACGATATATCAGACCTTGAAGGTCGTGTAAGTGAACAAACGATCAGGGAAATGAGTAACGGGAGCATGAATTATAGCCTGAACAATATGTATCGCGAATATGGTACCGATATGGAGGGGTTTTCACACGGAGAAGCTTATCTGAAAATACTGGAGACCCGTATTGGCGATAAAGGAGTATTTTTACTGGACGAGCCTGAAGCTGCTTTGTCGCCCCTTAAACAGCTATCCCTGATCTTCCTGATCATGCAAAAGCTCGAAAAACCCAATGCACAATTTATTATTTCCACGCATTCGCCTATATTAATGGGTATCCCTAATGCTGTGCTATACGAAATAGATGACCATGCAATCACGAAAACGCCTTATGATGATACGGAACATTACCGGATCACCAGGCAATTCCTACAAAATCCGCAGTATTATTTAAGATTGTATGAAGAATAG
- a CDS encoding phage tail protein: MLVPFVGMICIFGFNFPPRGWAYCNGQILSLQQNTQLFALIGTQYGGDGQTTFALPDLRGRAPVSQENASGAVGMQEGVPNGTLLLSNLPAHNHLVNASSAAGDTAVPAGAFRANTGVFDKEYKTTVTAPATVQMNASMVSYTGSNTAFSIMQPSLALNYCIAMEGVFPQFD; the protein is encoded by the coding sequence ATGCTTGTGCCTTTTGTAGGAATGATTTGCATATTTGGCTTTAATTTTCCTCCCCGCGGATGGGCTTATTGCAATGGTCAGATCTTAAGTTTGCAACAAAATACACAGTTGTTTGCGTTGATAGGAACGCAATATGGCGGGGACGGACAAACTACATTTGCTCTTCCGGACCTGAGGGGAAGAGCACCGGTTTCGCAGGAAAATGCCTCTGGCGCGGTGGGTATGCAAGAGGGAGTGCCAAACGGCACTTTGTTATTGTCAAACCTCCCGGCGCATAATCATTTGGTCAATGCATCATCTGCGGCAGGTGATACAGCCGTTCCTGCGGGCGCTTTTAGGGCTAACACCGGGGTTTTTGATAAAGAGTATAAAACCACTGTAACAGCTCCCGCTACCGTGCAAATGAATGCATCAATGGTGAGCTATACCGGTTCTAACACGGCTTTTTCTATCATGCAACCTTCCCTGGCCCTTAATTATTGTATAGCAATGGAGGGTGTTTTCCCTCAATTTGATTAG
- a CDS encoding phage tail protein codes for METYLATIIQFAFGFAPKGWATCSGQIMSIAQNQALFALLGTSYGGNGTTTFALPDLRGRTAIGFGQGLGLPDYTLGEIAGKESVNLTIANMPQHRHLINASSEAGDAASPAGAFFANTGLKDGEYKTSGAQVAMNAAMIANAGSGSAVSLMQPYLVVNYCIALVGTFPSRN; via the coding sequence ATGGAAACCTACCTTGCTACTATAATACAGTTTGCGTTCGGCTTTGCCCCTAAGGGCTGGGCAACATGCAGCGGCCAGATAATGTCTATCGCCCAAAATCAGGCATTGTTTGCGCTGTTAGGAACCAGTTACGGGGGCAATGGGACGACCACTTTTGCCCTGCCCGATCTCAGAGGAAGGACTGCTATTGGTTTTGGACAGGGTTTAGGCCTTCCTGACTATACTCTTGGAGAGATCGCTGGGAAAGAATCTGTGAACCTGACCATAGCCAATATGCCGCAACACCGGCATCTTATTAATGCTTCATCCGAGGCAGGTGATGCGGCCAGTCCGGCCGGAGCATTTTTTGCCAACACCGGCCTAAAAGATGGAGAGTATAAAACCTCGGGTGCCCAGGTAGCAATGAATGCTGCAATGATAGCCAATGCGGGTAGCGGTTCGGCAGTTTCGCTTATGCAACCCTATTTGGTTGTGAACTATTGTATAGCACTGGTGGGAACTTTTCCTTCACGCAACTAG